Proteins from a single region of Belliella baltica DSM 15883:
- a CDS encoding helix-turn-helix domain-containing protein yields the protein MRNEESNSKESNKEERLLKFKKELSEFFLKARLELGYKTKDDFSDAKNIVRSQYSHYESGKANPTIETVFNLLNDLGLDYTDLFKLPVNSEKDCKEFDHDLLFEFIKEQVLEQVKRLKGNEFASKFSSINTIRILKTLTFCIKPKSKKEILGNLGLKNTTNNFKRTISIALELNWLQMTDPISPNNPHQKYYTSEKGKKII from the coding sequence ATGCGAAATGAGGAGAGCAATTCAAAGGAATCAAACAAAGAAGAAAGACTTTTAAAGTTCAAAAAAGAGCTATCTGAATTTTTTTTAAAAGCCAGATTAGAGCTTGGATATAAAACAAAAGATGACTTCTCAGACGCAAAAAATATAGTTAGATCGCAGTATTCGCACTATGAAAGTGGCAAAGCAAATCCAACTATTGAGACGGTTTTTAACTTATTAAATGATCTTGGCTTAGACTATACTGATTTATTTAAACTTCCTGTGAATTCCGAAAAAGATTGTAAAGAATTTGATCATGATTTGTTATTTGAGTTCATTAAAGAACAAGTATTAGAACAAGTAAAAAGACTAAAGGGTAATGAATTTGCATCAAAATTCTCTTCAATTAACACAATTAGAATTTTAAAAACACTCACATTTTGTATAAAGCCCAAATCCAAAAAAGAAATACTTGGCAATCTTGGGTTAAAAAACACAACAAATAATTTTAAAAGAACAATAAGTATTGCTTTAGAATTAAATTGGCTGCAAATGACTGATCCTATAAGCCCAAACAATCCTCACCAAAAATATTATACAAGTGAAAAGGGCAAGAAGATCATATGA
- a CDS encoding TlpA family protein disulfide reductase, translated as MKTRIIFLLTFLFAYYTSAQQKLVPLKIGDQIPDFKFSNVLNTEGEPIRISDYKGKILILDFWATWCAPCIASFPRLDSLDKAFGDQLAIIPATYEKVKPVENLFNRMESIKHIRKPMIVEDNILRSIFPHKILPHYVWIDQEGKVLAFTESSEVTTKNIQKILEDNNTSLNQKDMTYKTTILEKSYFNSEIIKPETLLFQSSIAGYTEGLLGAYKVHFDENKKVERIIVNNQGIIQLYKLAYGELNSTFSQNRLRIEVEHLDSIQFDGSGQKFIDWKKQGNAFCYELFLGEYFRDRAFEIMRDDLNRFFPQYKAQVIMEDIDIWALVITDEEKAAQLKTKRSESILKDSFSEFSMTNRKVSWLISILNIKYLQDLNATLVDKTGLKDNIDLLLQGNMTDIQSIRKALEPYGLDFIPQKEKVPVLLISDNLNRIPTSL; from the coding sequence ATGAAAACACGAATAATCTTCCTACTTACCTTTCTGTTCGCTTATTACACCTCCGCTCAGCAGAAGCTAGTTCCTCTCAAAATCGGCGACCAAATCCCCGACTTCAAATTTTCCAATGTCCTCAACACCGAGGGAGAGCCCATCCGCATCTCTGACTACAAAGGCAAAATCCTGATCCTTGACTTCTGGGCTACCTGGTGCGCACCATGCATCGCTTCATTCCCTAGACTCGATAGCCTCGATAAAGCTTTTGGTGACCAACTCGCCATTATTCCTGCCACATACGAAAAAGTCAAACCAGTCGAAAACTTATTCAACCGCATGGAGAGCATTAAGCATATCCGCAAACCCATGATAGTGGAAGATAATATCCTGCGCTCCATATTTCCCCACAAAATACTTCCCCATTATGTATGGATAGATCAGGAGGGTAAAGTCTTGGCTTTTACAGAGTCTTCTGAAGTAACAACCAAAAACATCCAGAAAATTCTCGAAGACAATAATACTTCCCTAAATCAAAAAGATATGACTTACAAAACCACCATTCTCGAAAAGTCATACTTTAACTCGGAAATCATTAAACCAGAGACCTTGCTTTTTCAAAGCTCCATAGCTGGGTATACTGAAGGACTTTTGGGAGCTTATAAAGTTCATTTTGATGAGAATAAAAAAGTTGAGCGAATTATTGTTAATAACCAAGGCATCATTCAACTCTACAAATTAGCTTATGGAGAACTCAACTCTACTTTTTCTCAAAATAGGCTCCGAATTGAAGTAGAACATTTAGATTCTATCCAATTCGATGGTTCAGGACAAAAATTTATTGACTGGAAAAAACAAGGCAATGCATTTTGCTACGAGCTCTTTTTAGGTGAATATTTTAGAGATAGAGCTTTTGAAATCATGCGGGATGACCTCAATCGCTTCTTCCCACAATATAAAGCCCAGGTAATCATGGAAGATATAGATATCTGGGCCCTTGTAATCACAGATGAAGAAAAAGCAGCACAATTGAAAACCAAGAGATCTGAATCCATACTCAAAGACAGCTTCTCGGAATTCTCCATGACAAATAGGAAAGTAAGTTGGCTGATTTCCATACTCAATATCAAATACCTCCAAGACTTAAATGCTACCCTAGTTGATAAGACTGGATTGAAAGATAATATCGATTTGCTTCTTCAAGGAAATATGACAGATATACAAAGTATCAGAAAAGCCTTGGAACCTTATGGCCTTGATTTTATACCGCAAAAAGAAAAAGTACCAGTGCTCCTTATCTCAGATAATCTTAATAGAATCCCAACATCACTTTAA
- a CDS encoding SusC/RagA family TonB-linked outer membrane protein, translated as MKKVLLFCMLALAIQFSTLAQNTALLKGRVLSQSDNTPLPGTIIYANENRAVVTDENGGFQIQLPEGKVELTFSYLGFETQIVTVTIPYDGNLLVKMTGEGLAMQEFELVSTGYQKLPKERATGSFVQIDEELVNRRVSVDILDRLEDVTPGLIFNRRVQGRDRPDLSIRGRSTIFANDQPLIVIDNFPYEGNISTLNPNDVESITVLKDAAAASIWGARAANGVIIITTKQGAFDKKMKVTYNGNFTSSERPDLFFRPQISPADFITLEKELFAQGIYNNVENSIVRAPVSPVVELLIAQRDGLIDQNTMDSQLALLAQRDVRNDLQQYFYRPSAHQQHSFNISGGSKNHNYAISLGHDRVANNLIGNGRDRTSVNFTNTFKSANNKLKINTGIYYANAITQNDNQGESQMNSSSGLGLSPYAALVDDMGNPIHIVKDYRKEFIEEKEALGYLDWRYAPLKDLDEIDNKSTLNDYRINFRGSYEILPGLQAELSYQYWGSQNTQNHHRSAESYFVRNLINRYTQENPDGTLTRPIPLGGILDFSQGNSRGHNGRFQINYNRTFQDKHQVTGIIGTEIKDVIFGLSRTRYFGYRDELAFSEPVNLISEFPLSVNRATQSRIPNLQGLSGTTDRFLSYYTNWAYVFDNKYGLSVSARRDASNLFGVNANMRGVPLWSVGGYWQVQEEDFYNSSWLPYLKVRATYGYNGNLDRTISAYITSAFSGLSTNTGLPFARIQNPPNPNLRWERVSTTNLALDFEMKNSILSGSIEYFSKKGLDLIGSIPYAPSTGVTTFRGNTASTLTRGLDLTLRSTLVDKGVRWTSEFFLTTLKEEVLDYELQAAVASYVQNGAGAQNFPPVPLTGNPLFAVYSYQFAGLDPATGDPMGFLDGEPSSNYSAVMNAVTPESLVFHGSATPTAFGALRNNVAWKNLSLSFNIAYRLGYYFRRESVRYSIMFSGNPLHGDYASRWQQPGDELTTIVPSRPLTNNAQRDNFYSNSSALVEKGDHIRLQDIRIAYTLDRKNFSSLPFQRAEIYTYINNIGLLWKATDQPIDPDFRLLPPQRSLSLGFRIDF; from the coding sequence ATGAAAAAAGTTTTACTCTTTTGTATGCTAGCCTTAGCAATACAGTTCAGCACCCTTGCGCAGAATACAGCGCTCCTCAAAGGAAGAGTATTAAGCCAATCAGATAACACACCACTTCCAGGTACCATCATCTATGCAAATGAAAATAGGGCTGTAGTCACTGATGAAAATGGGGGATTTCAAATTCAATTGCCAGAAGGTAAAGTCGAATTGACCTTCAGCTACCTCGGCTTTGAAACCCAAATAGTCACCGTTACAATTCCTTATGATGGAAACCTGCTTGTCAAAATGACGGGGGAAGGTTTGGCTATGCAGGAATTTGAATTGGTGTCTACAGGATACCAAAAGTTGCCCAAGGAAAGAGCTACAGGATCCTTTGTACAAATCGATGAGGAACTTGTCAACAGAAGAGTGTCTGTAGATATCCTAGACAGGCTTGAAGATGTCACTCCTGGCTTAATATTCAATAGGAGGGTGCAAGGCAGAGATAGACCTGACCTAAGTATCCGTGGGAGAAGTACCATTTTTGCCAATGACCAGCCACTTATCGTCATTGACAACTTCCCCTATGAAGGAAATATCTCAACGCTCAACCCCAATGATGTAGAAAGTATAACTGTCCTAAAAGATGCCGCAGCAGCTTCTATTTGGGGAGCAAGAGCTGCCAATGGTGTGATCATCATTACTACCAAACAAGGTGCTTTTGACAAAAAGATGAAAGTGACTTACAACGGTAATTTTACCTCAAGTGAAAGACCTGACCTCTTTTTTAGACCTCAGATCAGTCCCGCTGATTTTATTACTCTAGAAAAGGAACTCTTTGCTCAGGGTATTTACAACAATGTAGAGAATTCCATCGTGAGAGCCCCAGTTTCACCAGTCGTTGAACTTTTAATTGCCCAAAGAGATGGCCTTATTGATCAAAATACTATGGATAGTCAATTGGCACTACTCGCCCAAAGAGATGTTAGGAATGACCTCCAGCAGTATTTCTATAGACCCTCCGCACACCAGCAGCATAGTTTCAATATCTCAGGTGGATCAAAGAACCACAATTACGCAATTTCTTTAGGACATGATAGGGTAGCCAACAACCTGATAGGTAATGGAAGAGATAGAACTTCAGTAAACTTCACCAATACATTCAAATCAGCCAACAATAAGCTTAAGATCAATACGGGGATTTACTATGCCAATGCCATTACCCAAAATGACAACCAAGGCGAATCCCAAATGAATTCATCATCAGGACTAGGACTCTCACCTTATGCAGCTTTGGTAGATGATATGGGTAACCCTATCCATATTGTCAAGGATTACCGAAAAGAATTTATCGAGGAAAAAGAAGCCTTGGGATACCTAGATTGGAGATATGCTCCACTGAAAGACCTAGATGAAATTGATAACAAAAGTACGCTCAATGATTATAGAATTAACTTTCGAGGGTCTTATGAAATTCTTCCAGGCCTTCAGGCTGAGCTAAGCTACCAATATTGGGGAAGCCAAAACACGCAAAATCATCATCGCTCTGCTGAAAGTTACTTTGTAAGAAACCTCATCAATAGATACACCCAAGAAAACCCAGATGGAACCTTGACAAGACCAATTCCACTGGGTGGAATCTTAGATTTTTCACAAGGAAACTCTAGGGGTCACAATGGTAGATTTCAAATAAACTACAATAGAACATTCCAAGACAAACATCAAGTCACTGGAATCATAGGGACGGAAATCAAAGATGTGATTTTTGGCTTATCCAGAACAAGGTACTTTGGATATAGAGATGAGTTGGCTTTCTCCGAACCCGTTAATTTAATTTCCGAATTCCCGCTCTCAGTAAACAGAGCTACCCAATCTAGAATTCCTAACCTTCAGGGTTTATCTGGTACAACGGATAGATTTCTTTCTTACTATACCAACTGGGCCTATGTATTCGATAATAAATACGGCCTTTCCGTAAGCGCAAGAAGAGATGCTTCTAACCTATTTGGTGTCAATGCAAACATGCGTGGAGTCCCGCTTTGGTCAGTTGGAGGGTATTGGCAAGTTCAAGAAGAAGACTTTTACAATAGCAGCTGGCTCCCATACCTCAAAGTCAGAGCAACCTATGGGTACAATGGCAACCTAGATAGAACGATCTCTGCATACATCACTTCTGCATTCTCTGGCTTGAGCACCAATACAGGCCTGCCATTTGCCCGAATTCAAAACCCACCAAACCCTAACCTAAGATGGGAAAGAGTGAGTACGACAAACCTTGCCCTAGATTTTGAAATGAAAAACAGCATCCTTTCAGGCTCTATCGAATACTTTAGCAAAAAAGGGCTTGATTTGATAGGAAGCATCCCTTATGCGCCTTCTACAGGGGTGACTACTTTCAGAGGCAATACAGCTTCTACGCTGACCAGAGGACTTGACCTCACATTGAGATCAACACTTGTCGACAAAGGAGTAAGGTGGACTTCGGAGTTTTTCCTGACTACGTTGAAAGAAGAGGTATTGGATTATGAACTTCAAGCAGCAGTAGCTTCCTATGTGCAGAATGGGGCTGGGGCTCAAAATTTCCCACCTGTACCATTGACAGGCAATCCATTATTTGCAGTGTATAGCTATCAATTTGCAGGCTTAGATCCGGCCACGGGTGATCCAATGGGCTTTTTAGACGGAGAACCAAGCTCAAATTATTCTGCTGTAATGAATGCTGTGACTCCCGAATCGCTGGTATTTCACGGAAGTGCTACCCCAACAGCATTTGGAGCCCTGAGAAATAATGTCGCATGGAAAAACCTCTCCCTTTCTTTCAATATCGCATATAGATTGGGCTATTACTTTAGAAGAGAGTCTGTAAGGTATAGCATCATGTTTAGCGGGAACCCACTCCATGGAGATTACGCAAGCAGATGGCAACAGCCAGGAGATGAACTCACCACTATCGTTCCTTCAAGGCCACTGACAAATAATGCGCAAAGAGATAATTTCTACAGCAATTCATCCGCACTCGTCGAAAAGGGTGATCACATCAGACTGCAAGATATTCGCATCGCCTATACACTTGATAGGAAAAATTTCTCAAGTCTTCCTTTTCAAAGAGCTGAGATCTATACCTACATCAATAACATAGGCCTATTATGGAAAGCGACAGATCAACCAATAGACCCTGATTTTAGATTATTGCCTCCGCAGAGAAGCCTTTCTCTAGGTTTTAGAATTGACTTTTAA
- a CDS encoding RagB/SusD family nutrient uptake outer membrane protein yields MKNKLYFLLSLILLTSCEEFLDVKPEKSLLLPETLTDLQGLLDSDALVMNITPALQIAAADELLPSPQGWNAIPEIQRNAFIWADDMYEGALVGDWNRPFEQIFYANVVLERLEQVQIKPNEKAWKEEIKGAALFFRAHAYFQLSQMFMPPYSTNVANEPLGMPLRDFSDVSTIAQRSTVQQTYQFMLQDLNEAMELLPSIAQFKNRPSRQAAFALLARIYLAMGDYPNAEQYADLCLEIDDTLMDYNEINPSPARPFQRFNSEVIFNANSVIYTFSVFPTIPANPELLSLYEEEDLRSNLFFAQPTVFGRVFRGSYMGNLFYFTGIAVDEVVLISSEAKARTGKSEEALELLNYLLSNRVENGSFQEVHGISDMELLERILLERRKQLAFRGLRWSDIRRLASSPITATELNKEIAGESYVLPINSPKYAFQIPDDELQRSGLSPNPR; encoded by the coding sequence ATGAAAAACAAATTATACTTCCTCTTATCCCTAATCCTCCTTACTTCTTGTGAGGAATTTCTAGATGTCAAGCCAGAAAAGTCTCTGCTATTACCCGAAACACTCACTGACTTGCAAGGTTTACTGGATTCAGATGCATTGGTGATGAACATTACACCGGCGCTCCAAATTGCCGCAGCTGATGAATTACTCCCTTCGCCACAAGGGTGGAATGCTATTCCGGAAATCCAACGAAATGCCTTCATTTGGGCGGATGATATGTATGAAGGGGCGTTAGTTGGTGACTGGAATAGGCCTTTTGAGCAAATATTCTATGCAAATGTGGTTCTGGAAAGATTAGAGCAAGTTCAAATCAAGCCCAATGAAAAAGCTTGGAAAGAGGAAATCAAAGGTGCCGCTTTGTTCTTTAGAGCCCATGCCTATTTCCAGTTATCGCAGATGTTTATGCCACCTTACAGCACAAATGTTGCGAATGAACCATTGGGTATGCCTTTGAGAGATTTTTCTGATGTTTCAACTATTGCTCAAAGATCCACAGTACAGCAAACATATCAATTTATGCTTCAAGACTTAAATGAGGCTATGGAATTATTACCTTCAATAGCACAATTCAAAAACAGGCCTTCCAGACAAGCTGCGTTCGCTTTGCTGGCTAGAATTTATTTGGCGATGGGCGACTATCCCAATGCAGAACAATATGCAGATTTATGTTTGGAAATCGACGATACATTGATGGATTATAATGAAATCAACCCTTCTCCTGCAAGACCTTTTCAAAGATTCAACAGCGAAGTGATATTCAATGCCAATTCGGTTATATATACTTTTTCAGTTTTCCCGACCATTCCTGCAAACCCGGAATTACTCTCTTTGTACGAAGAGGAAGATTTAAGATCTAATTTATTCTTTGCTCAACCTACAGTGTTTGGGAGGGTCTTTAGAGGGTCTTACATGGGAAACTTATTTTACTTTACTGGGATTGCTGTTGATGAGGTGGTTCTGATTTCCTCAGAAGCAAAAGCAAGAACGGGTAAATCAGAAGAAGCTCTTGAACTATTAAATTATCTACTGTCTAATAGAGTTGAAAACGGTTCTTTTCAAGAAGTCCATGGAATTTCCGATATGGAATTGTTGGAAAGAATACTATTAGAAAGAAGAAAACAATTGGCTTTTCGAGGACTCAGGTGGTCGGATATCAGAAGGCTTGCATCTAGTCCAATAACAGCTACAGAGCTCAACAAAGAAATTGCAGGGGAAAGTTATGTTTTGCCAATAAACAGTCCAAAGTATGCTTTTCAAATCCCAGATGATGAACTCCAAAGAAGTGGACTATCCCCTAATCCGAGATAA
- a CDS encoding transposase, producing MLKTGKRINSQRRFSEEFKRKLVDDYEKGIMSVAQMERFYNIRNGLIYNWIYKYSTYNEKNVRIVEMKDSQTNKLKELEEKVKELERAVGQKQIMIDYLEKMIDLAKENYSIDIKKNSNTPHSGGSKTTDKL from the coding sequence ATGTTAAAGACTGGAAAAAGGATTAATTCCCAAAGGAGATTTTCTGAAGAGTTTAAACGTAAATTGGTTGATGATTATGAGAAAGGGATAATGTCTGTTGCTCAGATGGAGCGTTTTTATAATATTAGAAATGGTCTTATCTACAATTGGATTTATAAGTATTCGACGTATAATGAAAAAAATGTTAGGATAGTTGAGATGAAAGATAGTCAGACAAACAAGCTAAAGGAACTGGAAGAAAAGGTCAAGGAATTGGAACGCGCAGTAGGTCAGAAGCAGATAATGATTGATTACTTAGAGAAGATGATTGATCTGGCCAAGGAGAACTATTCGATTGATATTAAAAAAAACTCCAACACCCCACACTCTGGTGGTTCCAAGACAACCGACAAGCTATGA
- a CDS encoding IS3 family transposase produces MSYSLNSLYEVVGVSKQAVHQAKKRQEAFDLEVSELVILADKLKEEHPGCGVEKMYYTLRPSFMGRDQFCEIFMELGYGVKRVSNYHRTTYSGAYIYPNLIEGMGIKRPFQVIQSDITYFHLNGEHYYLVFIIDVYTRLVVGYAVNENLRTEGNIAAMKMALKIMNYQSWGLIHHSDRGSQYSSKEYTCLLKENHIHISMGTVAWENPYAERINGIIKNEYLKRWQIKDLKDLKKKVGKAVEHYNTKRLHRAFKMKFTPMGFYQKLVHLSAQERPTVIVYTEGKKNFEGASSPYEVCPREEPLAHDCPMEILNEC; encoded by the coding sequence ATGAGTTATTCACTCAATTCACTTTACGAGGTCGTAGGCGTGAGCAAGCAAGCTGTTCATCAGGCTAAGAAAAGACAGGAAGCCTTTGATCTTGAGGTTTCCGAATTGGTAATCTTAGCAGATAAGCTCAAGGAAGAACACCCTGGTTGTGGGGTTGAAAAGATGTATTATACATTGCGCCCATCCTTTATGGGTAGGGATCAGTTCTGTGAGATTTTCATGGAATTAGGTTATGGAGTCAAACGTGTAAGTAATTATCATAGAACTACTTATAGCGGGGCTTATATTTATCCCAACCTGATAGAGGGGATGGGAATAAAAAGGCCATTTCAGGTAATCCAAAGCGATATAACCTATTTTCACTTAAACGGTGAGCATTATTATTTGGTGTTTATCATTGACGTTTATACCAGATTGGTAGTAGGATATGCAGTCAACGAAAATCTGAGGACAGAAGGAAATATAGCGGCTATGAAAATGGCTCTCAAGATAATGAATTACCAGTCTTGGGGCTTGATCCATCATTCAGACAGAGGATCCCAGTATAGTAGTAAGGAATATACCTGTTTACTAAAAGAAAACCATATTCACATCAGTATGGGAACAGTTGCATGGGAAAACCCTTATGCTGAACGAATCAACGGAATTATTAAAAATGAATACCTCAAAAGATGGCAGATTAAGGACTTAAAAGACCTGAAGAAAAAAGTGGGAAAAGCAGTTGAACACTACAATACAAAAAGACTACACAGAGCTTTCAAAATGAAATTTACTCCTATGGGATTTTATCAAAAATTAGTACATTTATCTGCCCAAGAAAGACCGACGGTGATTGTTTATACCGAAGGAAAGAAAAACTTCGAAGGGGCGTCGAGCCCCTACGAAGTTTGCCCAAGAGAAGAACCTCTGGCTCATGATTGCCCGATGGAAATACTTAATGAATGTTGA
- a CDS encoding DUF5675 family protein — MTVQLFRKYRPEMTVGYLMCEGKVISKTIEQIRMFPTPCIKEGKYELLLKHNERRGWFLQLRNEGPDKYIISPLQKGKFIPLLGIAPVLHWDRKAKFSRLATFKVLEAFEKVFASGDRLWLEITEGDQDFLEDD; from the coding sequence ATGACAGTGCAGCTCTTTAGGAAATACAGGCCTGAGATGACCGTAGGGTATTTGATGTGCGAAGGAAAAGTAATTTCCAAAACCATCGAACAAATCAGGATGTTTCCAACTCCCTGTATCAAAGAAGGAAAGTACGAACTTCTCCTTAAGCACAATGAAAGAAGAGGTTGGTTCCTTCAGCTTCGCAATGAAGGACCTGACAAATACATCATCAGCCCATTACAAAAAGGGAAGTTTATACCGCTATTGGGAATAGCACCTGTTCTGCATTGGGATAGGAAAGCAAAGTTCTCAAGGTTGGCAACTTTCAAAGTATTGGAAGCTTTTGAAAAAGTATTTGCATCAGGTGACAGATTATGGCTTGAAATTACGGAGGGAGACCAAGATTTCTTGGAAGATGATTAG
- a CDS encoding cupin domain-containing protein yields the protein MKINLEEKYSKIAGYWHPHIIGELNENYVKLAKLKGDLVWHSHQEEDEMFVVISGTLMMDFRDGKTITTKPGEILIVPKGIEHRPWTHDEEVRVMLIEPKSTQHTGTVKVEQTVEELKWI from the coding sequence ATGAAGATCAATTTAGAAGAAAAGTATTCCAAAATAGCCGGTTACTGGCATCCGCATATCATCGGCGAACTGAATGAAAACTATGTCAAACTTGCCAAGCTAAAAGGTGACTTGGTGTGGCACAGTCATCAGGAGGAAGATGAGATGTTTGTGGTGATTAGTGGTACTTTGATGATGGATTTCAGAGATGGCAAGACGATTACAACCAAACCTGGAGAAATCTTGATTGTCCCCAAAGGTATAGAGCACCGCCCTTGGACGCATGATGAAGAGGTTCGGGTGATGCTTATCGAACCTAAATCAACTCAGCATACAGGTACTGTCAAAGTAGAGCAGACTGTAGAAGAGTTGAAGTGGATATAA
- a CDS encoding IS3 family transposase, whose amino-acid sequence MQEVFPKLSYAKTCKLVSCSRTNKYYKKVMPEKDVVVKEAISSVIGTSRLGRRKVIVKVQKKYPGIGAAKIRRVYEKEGFSLYKRMKKRRIDNPANPIEVPLAANVEWAMDFMSDSLASGKKFRTLNIVDQYNRKCLEIGINYSLPSRKVIEILERTIIEHGKPLGIRTDNGPEFTSCLFQIWLDKNDIEWIKIQKGKPQQNAIVERFNRTYREDILDANLFFSLDHVYEVTQPWKEDYNQERPHESLNYCTPNEYAA is encoded by the coding sequence GTGCAAGAAGTTTTTCCTAAGTTAAGTTATGCTAAGACGTGTAAGTTGGTTAGTTGCTCAAGAACAAATAAGTATTACAAAAAAGTAATGCCTGAGAAGGATGTCGTGGTTAAAGAGGCTATTTCAAGTGTGATTGGTACGAGTCGATTAGGGCGAAGAAAAGTAATTGTAAAAGTGCAAAAGAAGTATCCGGGTATTGGAGCAGCAAAAATCAGACGTGTTTACGAAAAGGAAGGTTTTTCACTGTATAAGCGAATGAAGAAAAGACGCATTGATAATCCTGCAAATCCGATTGAAGTACCATTAGCTGCAAATGTAGAATGGGCAATGGATTTCATGTCTGATTCACTGGCAAGTGGTAAAAAGTTCAGAACACTCAATATTGTCGATCAATACAATCGAAAATGCCTAGAAATAGGCATAAACTACTCACTTCCATCAAGAAAAGTGATTGAAATCTTAGAAAGAACCATTATTGAGCACGGAAAACCTTTAGGAATTAGAACCGACAATGGACCAGAGTTTACATCGTGTTTATTTCAAATCTGGCTAGACAAAAACGATATAGAGTGGATAAAAATCCAGAAAGGGAAGCCACAACAGAACGCTATCGTTGAGCGATTTAACAGGACTTACCGCGAAGACATTCTTGATGCTAACTTATTCTTTTCATTGGATCATGTCTATGAAGTAACTCAACCCTGGAAAGAAGATTACAACCAAGAAAGACCCCACGAGTCCCTGAACTATTGTACACCAAATGAATACGCGGCATGA
- a CDS encoding transposase, which yields MKKSKFTEAQILKVLKTQEEGKKVSEICREFGISEPTFYNWKSRYGGMTLSELQRVKELEAENARLKRLVADLSLDNQVLKEINSKKW from the coding sequence ATGAAAAAGTCAAAGTTTACAGAAGCACAGATCTTGAAAGTGCTAAAAACCCAAGAGGAGGGAAAAAAGGTAAGTGAGATCTGCCGCGAGTTCGGTATTTCAGAGCCAACATTTTACAATTGGAAGAGCCGATATGGCGGAATGACATTGTCTGAGCTACAGCGCGTTAAAGAGCTGGAGGCTGAAAATGCACGCTTAAAGCGGTTAGTTGCAGATTTATCTTTAGACAACCAAGTGCTTAAAGAGATTAACTCAAAAAAGTGGTAA